The proteins below come from a single Metarhizium brunneum chromosome 1, complete sequence genomic window:
- the IST1 gene encoding IST1 has protein sequence MYPEAMKLTNTDSSQTKLKVQLKLAIARLRMVQQRDEQLGKSQQRAMAQLLEAGKIDSATIRVENIIRSDITTELHEMLELYCELLLARAGLMESSVCDPGLEEAIKSIIYAAPKTEIKELATVRQLLGEKYGKEFVLTAMDNLDGKVNEKVVKKLSVEPPKQELVQGYLEEIARAYGVDWPKREKVTPPPELIDGFDEGDDEDNQSGGQKILAEQLTTGRKLSKGEEELNKATPPQGFAGPRSPVTVTPPRRTTENVHPKVTLGSVELKPNKRMEAAASRKEPEGAVPDISDLERRFAALKKR, from the coding sequence ATGTATCCTGAAGCCATGAAGCTGACCAACACTGATTCGTCGCAGACCAAACTGAAGGTTCAGCTCAAGCTCGCAATCGCGCGACTGCGAATGGTACAGCAGCGCGATGAACAACTGGGCAAGTCTCAGCAGCGGGCAATGGCCCAACTTCTCGAAGCCGGCAAGATCGATTCCGCCACCATTCGCGTCGAGAACATTATCCGCTCCGATATCACAACCGAGCTCCATGAGATGTTGGAGCTCTACTGCGAACTATTGCTCGCCCGTGCGGGGCTAATGGAAAGTTCCGTGTGCGATCCTGGCCTAGAGGAAGCCATCAAGAGTATCATCTATGCTGCGCCAAAGACGGAAATCAAGGAACTCGCGACAGTTAGACAGCTCCTCGGGGAGAAGTACGGCAAGGAGTTTGTTCTCACAGCCATGGATAACTTAGATGGCAAGGTGAATGAAAAGGTTGTCAAAAAACTAAGTGTCGAGCCGCCAAAACAGGAACTCGTACAAGGATACTTGGAAGAGATTGCGAGAGCATATGGTGTTGACTGGCCAAAGAGGGAGAAGGTCACGCCCCCGCCGGAGCTTATTGATGGTttcgacgagggcgatgacgaggataATCAGTCGGGAGGGCAGAAGATTCTAGCAGAGCAGTTGACGACCGGAAGAAAGCTGTccaagggcgaggaggagctAAACAAGGCGACCCCGCCGCAAGGTTTTGCTGGTCCCAGGAGCCCTGTAACGGTtacgccgccgaggaggacgacgGAGAATGTGCATCCCAAGGTGACGCTGGGGTCGGTCGAGTTGAAGCCGAATAAGaggatggaggcggcggctaGTAGAAAGGAGCCTGAGGGGGCGGTGCCCGATATAAGTGATTTGGAGAGGAGGTTCGCGGCTTTGAAGAAGAG